Proteins found in one Candidatus Bathyarchaeum sp. genomic segment:
- a CDS encoding MarR family transcriptional regulator — protein MPRRNELEYKALEVISNNGTDGVLQSELWRELDATSREGSRIALKLETKGLILREKELHDGRWTYRLFTKRKPASLNTIIDSPCLMCPNDARCGAWGPISPHECKMLTAWILGEEQPNMEPSGEI, from the coding sequence ATGCCCAGACGCAACGAACTCGAATACAAAGCCTTAGAGGTCATTTCCAACAACGGAACTGATGGTGTACTGCAGTCTGAACTGTGGCGAGAACTTGATGCCACCAGCCGAGAAGGCAGCAGAATCGCCCTGAAACTAGAAACAAAAGGGCTAATCCTTCGAGAAAAAGAACTACATGACGGCAGATGGACTTATCGGTTGTTCACTAAACGCAAACCTGCGTCCCTTAACACAATTATTGATTCTCCTTGTTTAATGTGTCCTAACGATGCGCGGTGTGGTGCATGGGGTCCAATTTCTCCTCATGAGTGCAAGATGTTGACTGCTTGGATTTTAGGCGAAGAACAACCCAACATGGAACCTTCTGGTGAAATTTAG
- a CDS encoding RlmE family RNA methyltransferase, with product MPGSAWVNERKNEFYYRKAKAENLRSRASFKLLQAVKKFNFIKPGYVVVDLGAAPGGWTQAALRLVDNSGFILAVDLKKIAPFDSPNALAVVGDVTEKETITKILQLLPHAPDVVISDVAPNVSGIWELDHARQIDLATQSLNIAKTLLRPGGNFFVKVFQGSTTNNFVEETKRHFSFVKLVKPKASRSKSAELYVLGMNYKKKQQ from the coding sequence TTGCCTGGTAGTGCATGGGTAAACGAGCGAAAAAACGAATTCTATTACCGAAAAGCGAAAGCAGAAAACCTGCGCTCACGAGCTTCTTTTAAGCTTCTTCAAGCAGTAAAAAAATTCAATTTTATCAAACCCGGATATGTGGTAGTGGATTTAGGCGCAGCTCCTGGAGGCTGGACACAAGCTGCCTTGCGTTTAGTAGACAATTCAGGATTTATTTTGGCAGTTGACCTCAAAAAAATAGCTCCTTTTGATTCCCCTAATGCTTTAGCAGTAGTTGGAGACGTCACAGAAAAAGAAACAATCACAAAAATTTTACAACTACTTCCCCATGCCCCTGACGTTGTAATTTCAGACGTCGCCCCCAACGTTTCAGGTATTTGGGAACTAGACCACGCTCGACAAATCGACCTAGCAACCCAGTCTTTGAATATTGCTAAAACGCTTCTTCGACCCGGAGGAAACTTTTTCGTCAAAGTCTTTCAAGGAAGCACAACAAACAATTTTGTTGAAGAAACAAAACGGCACTTCAGCTTTGTGAAACTGGTAAAACCCAAAGCCAGCCGAAGCAAAAGTGCAGAACTGTATGTTCTTGGAATGAATTACAAGAAAAAACAGCAGTAG